One window of the Alligator mississippiensis isolate rAllMis1 chromosome 5, rAllMis1, whole genome shotgun sequence genome contains the following:
- the CACNG7 gene encoding voltage-dependent calcium channel gamma-7 subunit: MSNCSSRALTLLSSVFGACGLLLVGIAVSTDYWLYMEEGIVLQQNQTTEIKMALHAGLWRVCFFAGREKGRCVASEYFLEPEVNLVTENTENILKTVRTATPFPMVSLFLVFTAFVISNIGHIRPQRTILAFVSGIFFILSGLSLVVGLVLYISSINDEVMNRPSGSEQYFHYRYGWSFAFAASSFLLKEGAGVMSVYLFTKRYAEEEMYRPHPAFYRPRLSDCSDYSGQFLHPEAWHRGRSPSDISSDVSIQMTQNYPPAIKYPDHMHISTSPC; this comes from the exons ATGAGTAACTGTAGCAGTCGGGCGCTGACGCTGCTCAGTAGCGTGTTTGGGGCGTGCGGGCTCCTGCTCGTGGGCATCGCCGTCAGCACCGACTACTGGCTGTACATGGAGGAGGGCATCGTGCTGCAGCAGAACCAGACCACTGAGATCAAGATGGcgctgcatgctgggctctggAGGGTCTGCTTCTTTGCTG GTCGGGAGAAGGGCCGATGTGTGGCATCCGAGTACTTCCTGGAGCCTGAAGTCAATCTGGTGACTGAAAACACAGAGAACATCCTGA AGACTGTTCGTACGGCCACACCCTTCCCCATGGTCAGCCTCTTCCTCGTCTTCACGGCCTTCGTCATCAGCAACATCGGACACATCCGGCCCCAAAGAACCATCCTGGCCTTCGTCTCGGGCATCTTCTTCATCCTCTCTG GTCTGTCACTGGTGGTTGGCCTGGTTCTTTACATCTCCAGCATCAACGATGAGGTGATGAACCGCCCCAGCGGGTCTGAGCAGTACTTCCACTACCGCTATGGCTGGTCCTTTGCCTTTGccgcctcctccttcctcctcaaaGAG GGTGCCGGTGTGATGTCTGTGTACTTGTTCACCAAGCGGTACGCGGAGGAGGAGATGTACCGTCCACATCCAGCCTTCTACCGCCCACGCCTCAGCGACTGCTCTGACTACTCAGGCCAGTTCCTGCACCCTGAGGCCTGGCACCGTGGGCGCAGCCCCTCTGACATCTCCAGTGACGTCTCCATCCAGATGACCCAGAACTACCCGCCTGCCATCAAGTACCCTGACCACATGCACATATCCACCTCGCCCTGCTAG